From one Flavobacterium sp. N502536 genomic stretch:
- a CDS encoding bifunctional aconitate hydratase 2/2-methylisocitrate dehydratase yields MNTYQDYIKEIEERKGQGLHPKPIDGAELVSEIISQIKDVNNPYREDSLKFFIYNTLPGTTSAAGEKAEFLKEIILGEAVVSEITPAFAFELLSHMKGGPSIKVLLDLALGSDVAIAKEAAKVLKTQVFLYEADTARLVEAFKNNNEVAKEILESYAQAEFFTKLPEVADEIKVVTFIAGEGDISTDLLSPGNQAHSRSDRELHGQCMITPQAQQEIRALQAQHPDKSVMLIAEKGTMGVGSSRMSGVNNVALWTGKQASPYIPFVNIAPIVGGTNGISPIFLTTVDVTGGIGLDLKNWVKKVDAEGNIVRNENDEPILEQTYSVATGTVLTINIKEKKLYNGDQELIDISKAFTPQKMEFIKAGGSYAIVFGKKLQTFAAKTLGVTAPVVFAPSKEISIEGQGLTAVEKIFNRNAVGTTPGKVLHAGSDVRVEVNIVGSQDTTGLMTAQELESMAATIISPIVDGAYQSGCHTASVWDKKAQANIPKLMKFMNDFGLITARDPKGVYHAMTDVIHKVLNDITIDEWAIIIGGDSHTRMSKGVAFGADSGTVALALATGEASMPIPESVKVTFKGDMKGYMDFRDVVHATQAQMLHQFGGENVFQGRIIEVHIGTLTADQAFTFTDWTAEMKAKASICISEDDTLIESLEIAKGRIQIMIDKGMDNDKRVLQGLINKANKRIEEIRTSEKPALTPDANAKYYAEVVVDLDLIAEPMIADPDVNNADVSKRYTHDTIRPLSFYGGVKKVDLGFIGSCMVHKGDMKILAQMLKNVEAQTGKVEFNAPLVVAPPTYNIVDELKAEGDWEVLQRYSGFEFDDSAPKGAARTEYENMLYLERPGCNLCMGNQEKAAKGDTVMATSTRLFQGRVVEDTDGKKGESLLSSTPVVVLSTILGRTPTLEEYTTAVEGINLTKFAPSNKQLVM; encoded by the coding sequence ATGAATACTTATCAAGATTACATTAAAGAGATCGAGGAAAGAAAAGGCCAGGGTCTTCATCCAAAACCAATCGATGGTGCAGAATTAGTAAGTGAAATCATTTCGCAGATTAAGGATGTAAACAATCCATATAGAGAAGATTCTCTTAAATTTTTTATTTACAATACTTTGCCTGGTACTACAAGTGCTGCAGGTGAAAAGGCTGAGTTTTTAAAAGAAATTATTCTTGGTGAAGCTGTAGTAAGCGAAATTACTCCTGCTTTTGCTTTTGAATTATTATCTCACATGAAAGGTGGTCCTTCTATTAAGGTACTGCTTGATTTGGCTTTAGGTAGTGATGTTGCTATTGCAAAAGAGGCTGCAAAAGTTCTTAAAACACAGGTTTTCCTTTACGAAGCAGATACAGCTCGTTTGGTAGAAGCATTTAAAAATAATAATGAAGTTGCGAAAGAAATTTTGGAGAGCTATGCACAGGCAGAATTCTTTACAAAACTTCCGGAAGTAGCAGACGAAATTAAAGTGGTTACTTTTATCGCTGGTGAAGGAGATATTTCAACCGATTTACTTTCTCCGGGAAATCAGGCGCACTCACGTTCAGATCGTGAACTTCACGGGCAATGTATGATTACGCCACAAGCACAGCAGGAAATTAGAGCTTTACAGGCACAACATCCTGATAAAAGCGTAATGTTAATTGCTGAAAAAGGAACAATGGGAGTGGGATCTTCAAGAATGTCAGGTGTAAATAACGTGGCACTTTGGACAGGAAAACAAGCAAGCCCATACATTCCATTCGTAAATATCGCTCCAATTGTTGGAGGTACAAATGGTATTTCTCCAATTTTCTTAACGACTGTTGATGTAACTGGTGGTATTGGTCTTGACCTTAAAAACTGGGTAAAAAAGGTTGATGCTGAAGGAAATATTGTTCGTAACGAAAATGACGAACCAATTTTGGAACAAACTTATTCTGTTGCTACAGGAACAGTTTTAACCATCAATATTAAAGAGAAAAAGCTGTACAATGGAGATCAGGAATTGATTGACATTTCGAAAGCATTTACTCCTCAAAAAATGGAATTTATCAAAGCAGGTGGTTCTTATGCTATCGTATTTGGTAAAAAACTTCAAACATTTGCAGCGAAAACTTTAGGTGTTACAGCTCCGGTTGTATTTGCTCCGTCAAAAGAAATATCTATTGAAGGACAAGGTCTTACTGCTGTAGAGAAAATCTTCAACAGAAATGCAGTAGGTACAACACCAGGAAAAGTACTGCACGCAGGTTCAGATGTTCGTGTTGAAGTTAATATCGTAGGTTCGCAAGATACAACGGGTCTTATGACGGCTCAGGAGTTAGAATCTATGGCAGCAACTATAATTTCACCAATCGTTGATGGTGCTTACCAATCTGGTTGTCATACTGCTTCGGTTTGGGATAAAAAAGCTCAGGCAAATATTCCGAAATTGATGAAATTTATGAACGATTTCGGTTTGATTACGGCTCGTGACCCGAAAGGCGTTTACCATGCAATGACCGATGTAATTCATAAAGTTCTTAACGATATTACGATTGATGAGTGGGCGATCATTATTGGTGGTGACTCACATACCAGAATGTCTAAAGGAGTTGCTTTTGGTGCTGACTCAGGAACAGTTGCTCTTGCACTTGCTACAGGTGAGGCTTCAATGCCAATTCCGGAATCTGTAAAAGTAACTTTCAAAGGAGACATGAAAGGGTATATGGATTTCCGTGATGTGGTTCATGCTACTCAGGCTCAGATGTTGCATCAGTTTGGTGGAGAGAATGTATTCCAGGGTAGAATTATTGAAGTTCATATCGGAACACTTACTGCTGACCAGGCGTTTACCTTTACAGACTGGACTGCAGAGATGAAAGCAAAAGCTTCTATCTGTATTTCTGAAGATGATACTTTAATCGAATCATTGGAAATTGCAAAAGGCAGAATCCAGATCATGATCGACAAAGGAATGGACAATGACAAACGCGTTCTTCAGGGATTAATCAACAAAGCCAATAAGAGAATTGAAGAAATCAGAACTTCTGAGAAACCAGCTTTAACGCCGGATGCCAATGCAAAATACTACGCTGAAGTGGTAGTAGATTTGGATCTGATTGCTGAGCCAATGATCGCAGATCCGGACGTAAACAATGCGGATGTTTCTAAACGATATACACACGATACCATCAGACCTTTATCGTTCTATGGAGGAGTGAAAAAAGTTGATCTTGGATTTATCGGTTCTTGTATGGTTCACAAAGGAGATATGAAAATCCTTGCTCAAATGTTGAAAAACGTTGAAGCACAAACAGGAAAAGTTGAATTTAATGCACCTTTGGTTGTTGCGCCGCCTACCTACAATATCGTAGACGAGTTGAAAGCAGAAGGAGACTGGGAAGTTTTACAAAGATATTCCGGTTTTGAATTCGATGATAGTGCTCCAAAAGGTGCAGCACGTACCGAATACGAAAACATGTTGTATTTAGAACGCCCGGGATGTAACCTTTGTATGGGGAACCAGGAAAAAGCGGCAAAAGGAGATACTGTAATGGCAACTTCTACACGTTTGTTCCAAGGAAGAGTTGTAGAGGATACAGATGGTAAAAAAGGAGAGTCTTTACTTTCTTCTACACCAGTAGTGGTATTGTCTACAATTTTGGGTAGAACTCCAACATTGGAAGAGTATACAACTGCAGTTGAAGGAATTAATTTAACCAAGTTTGCACCTTCAAACAAACAATTAGTGATGTAA
- a CDS encoding aconitate hydratase yields MAFDIEMIKKVYENMPGRVDKAREIVGRPLTLTEKILYNHLWDGNPTKAFGRGVDYVDFAPDRVACQDATAQMALLQFMHAGKAKVAVPTTVHCDHLIQAKVDAATDLARAKTQSNEVFDFLSSVSNKYGIGFWKPGAGIIHQVVLENYAFPGGMMIGTDSHTVNAGGLGMVAIGVGGADAVDVMSGMAWELKFPKLIGVKLTGKLSGWTAPKDVILKVAGILTVKGGTGAIVEYFGEGATSMSCTGKGTICNMGAEIGATTSTFGYDASMGRYLRSTNRADVADAADKVASYLTGDPEVYANPEKYFDQVIEINLSELEPHLNGPFTPDLATPISKMKEEAIKNNWPLQIQVGLIGSCTNSSYEDISRAASLARQVSAKNLKTKSQFTITPGSEVVRYTIERDGFIDTFHKIGATVFANACGPCIGMWDREGAEKEERNTIVHSFNRNFSKRADGNPNTLAFVGSPELVTAMAIAGDLSFNPLTDTLINEDGEEVMLEEPTGDELPPKGFDVKDPGFQSPAEDGSGVQVVVSPTSERLQLLAPFDAWDGKNITGAKLLIKAFGKCTTDHISMAGPWLRFRGHLDNISNNMLIGAVNAFNQKTNSVKNQLTGVYDAVPAVARAYKAAGVSSIVVGDHNYGEGSSREHAAMEPRFLGVKAVLVKSFARIHETNLKKQGLLGLTFANEADYDKIQENDTINFTDLTEFAPGKPLTLEFVHADGTKDIILANHTYNEGQIGWFVAGSALNLIAAGKA; encoded by the coding sequence ATGGCTTTTGATATTGAAATGATTAAAAAAGTGTATGAGAACATGCCAGGTCGTGTTGATAAAGCACGCGAAATTGTTGGTCGTCCACTTACCTTAACAGAGAAAATTTTATACAATCACCTATGGGATGGAAATCCGACAAAGGCGTTTGGAAGAGGAGTAGATTATGTTGATTTTGCACCGGATCGTGTGGCCTGTCAGGACGCAACAGCTCAAATGGCCTTGTTGCAGTTTATGCACGCCGGTAAAGCTAAGGTGGCAGTGCCTACAACCGTACATTGCGATCACCTGATTCAGGCAAAAGTAGATGCTGCAACCGATTTGGCCAGAGCAAAAACACAAAGTAATGAGGTTTTCGATTTCTTATCGTCAGTTTCTAATAAATACGGAATTGGTTTCTGGAAACCGGGAGCGGGAATTATTCACCAGGTAGTACTTGAAAATTATGCATTCCCGGGAGGAATGATGATTGGTACCGATTCGCACACCGTAAATGCAGGAGGTTTAGGAATGGTTGCTATTGGTGTTGGTGGAGCAGATGCTGTAGACGTGATGTCAGGAATGGCCTGGGAGTTGAAATTTCCAAAATTAATTGGAGTAAAACTAACGGGTAAATTATCAGGCTGGACAGCGCCTAAAGATGTTATTCTTAAAGTAGCCGGTATATTGACTGTAAAAGGCGGTACAGGAGCTATTGTTGAATATTTTGGTGAAGGAGCAACTTCTATGTCCTGTACCGGAAAAGGAACGATTTGTAACATGGGAGCCGAAATTGGAGCTACAACTTCAACTTTTGGTTACGATGCCTCTATGGGTCGTTACCTGCGCTCTACAAACAGAGCTGATGTTGCGGATGCTGCCGATAAAGTAGCTTCTTATTTAACAGGAGACCCTGAAGTATATGCTAACCCGGAAAAGTATTTCGATCAGGTAATTGAAATTAATTTATCTGAATTAGAACCACATTTAAACGGTCCTTTTACTCCGGATTTAGCGACCCCAATTTCTAAAATGAAAGAGGAAGCCATCAAAAATAACTGGCCTTTACAAATTCAGGTAGGTTTAATTGGTTCTTGTACCAATTCCTCTTATGAAGATATCTCCCGCGCGGCTTCTTTGGCCAGACAGGTAAGTGCAAAAAACTTAAAAACGAAATCTCAATTTACAATTACGCCGGGTTCTGAAGTAGTACGTTATACCATCGAGCGTGATGGTTTTATCGATACCTTCCATAAAATTGGAGCGACTGTTTTTGCGAATGCCTGCGGACCTTGTATTGGTATGTGGGACAGAGAAGGAGCAGAGAAGGAAGAAAGGAACACCATCGTTCACTCTTTCAACCGTAATTTCTCCAAACGTGCAGATGGTAACCCGAACACTTTAGCCTTCGTAGGTTCGCCCGAATTGGTGACGGCTATGGCCATTGCAGGAGATTTAAGTTTTAATCCATTAACAGACACTTTGATCAATGAAGATGGAGAAGAAGTAATGTTAGAAGAACCTACAGGAGACGAATTGCCTCCAAAAGGATTTGATGTTAAAGATCCGGGATTCCAGTCGCCTGCTGAAGACGGTTCAGGAGTTCAGGTAGTGGTAAGCCCAACATCTGAACGTTTGCAATTATTAGCTCCGTTTGATGCCTGGGATGGTAAAAACATCACGGGGGCTAAACTGCTGATAAAAGCATTCGGAAAATGTACAACCGATCACATTTCTATGGCAGGACCGTGGTTGCGTTTCCGTGGACATTTAGATAACATTTCTAACAATATGCTGATTGGAGCTGTAAATGCATTCAATCAAAAAACGAACTCGGTTAAAAATCAACTAACCGGCGTATATGACGCTGTTCCGGCTGTAGCCCGTGCATACAAGGCTGCAGGAGTTTCGTCTATTGTTGTGGGAGATCACAATTATGGAGAAGGTTCGTCTCGTGAGCATGCTGCTATGGAGCCACGTTTCTTAGGAGTTAAAGCTGTATTGGTAAAATCGTTTGCCCGTATTCACGAAACAAACCTTAAAAAACAAGGTCTTTTGGGATTGACTTTTGCTAATGAAGCCGATTACGATAAAATTCAGGAGAACGATACAATCAATTTTACGGATTTAACCGAGTTTGCTCCGGGAAAACCATTAACATTAGAGTTCGTTCACGCTGATGGTACCAAAGATATTATTCTGGCCAACCATACCTACAACGAAGGACAGATTGGCTGGTTCGTTGCTGGTTCGGCACTAAACTTAATTGCTGCCGGGAAAGCCTAA
- a CDS encoding carboxypeptidase-like regulatory domain-containing protein yields the protein MKKLLLLFIFSPLLVIAQNIKGVVVSQKGSLPLENTNILALSSKTGTTTDENGKFSLKLLPEFKNEETIEFSHLGYKTIRISLSFLTSRNFTVSLEENIENLSGVTIASNSKLKTKISFSKLASLKYPIFSFGSFLKEDKIYVSGGDAYSEVDQLAKVRAKKADPNFQDFLEEAQNTGKRHYKKHLSVYDIKNDIWEVQDLKLLPRAYHNIHFYNNLIYVLGGKKILVNKISSWEYLQDKIEVVDLDKHSIKIDKANPHQAADFASFSYNDNIIVAGGSVKMDEKGKKDFTDKMHLYNITSGYWYELPSMLTAKETTGILIENKIYFIGGYNGKPLSQIETFDLTTEKWGFPGELFTPLERPAIAYNNNIIYFFEDRKMYTYDLKTKQLKEFEIELESKRAAMYYYNNKLYIIGGRIDNSYSQIPSEKVFSIDLEEFETTKPNKTKILSQEVSAAKPIE from the coding sequence GTGAAAAAATTACTTTTACTTTTTATTTTTAGTCCCTTATTAGTCATCGCCCAAAATATAAAAGGCGTAGTCGTATCTCAAAAAGGCAGCCTTCCGCTTGAAAACACCAATATATTGGCACTATCAAGCAAAACAGGAACGACAACGGATGAAAACGGTAAATTTTCTTTAAAACTGCTGCCCGAATTTAAAAATGAGGAGACCATAGAGTTCTCTCATCTGGGGTACAAAACGATAAGAATATCGCTGAGCTTTTTAACAAGCCGAAATTTCACCGTTTCACTTGAAGAAAACATCGAAAATTTATCCGGAGTAACTATTGCCTCTAATTCAAAATTAAAAACTAAGATTTCATTCAGCAAATTAGCCTCTTTAAAATACCCTATTTTTTCCTTTGGTTCTTTTTTAAAGGAGGATAAAATTTATGTTAGCGGTGGAGATGCTTATTCCGAAGTAGATCAGCTGGCAAAAGTACGAGCCAAAAAAGCCGATCCAAACTTTCAGGATTTTCTGGAGGAAGCTCAAAATACAGGAAAACGCCATTATAAAAAACACCTTTCTGTTTATGACATAAAGAATGACATTTGGGAGGTTCAGGATTTAAAACTGCTGCCCAGAGCTTATCACAACATTCATTTCTACAACAATCTGATTTATGTCTTGGGCGGAAAAAAAATATTGGTTAACAAGATTAGTAGTTGGGAATACTTACAAGATAAGATTGAAGTGGTAGATCTTGACAAACATAGTATTAAAATAGATAAGGCAAATCCGCATCAGGCAGCTGATTTTGCTTCCTTTAGTTATAACGATAATATCATTGTAGCCGGAGGATCGGTAAAAATGGACGAAAAGGGTAAAAAAGATTTTACCGATAAAATGCATTTGTACAATATTACATCAGGATACTGGTACGAACTTCCCAGTATGCTAACCGCTAAAGAAACGACAGGGATATTGATTGAAAACAAAATTTATTTCATTGGCGGATACAATGGAAAACCTTTGTCGCAAATCGAAACTTTTGACTTGACAACAGAAAAATGGGGATTTCCCGGTGAATTATTCACTCCCTTAGAAAGACCTGCTATTGCCTATAACAATAATATCATTTACTTTTTTGAGGATCGAAAAATGTATACTTACGATTTAAAAACAAAGCAGTTAAAAGAATTTGAAATCGAACTGGAGTCAAAACGTGCTGCGATGTATTACTACAACAATAAATTATATATTATTGGAGGACGCATCGACAATAGCTATTCTCAAATACCCTCAGAAAAAGTATTCAGCATTGATCTCGAGGAATTTGAAACCACAAAACCCAATAAAACGAAGATTTTATCGCAAGAAGTGAGTGCTGCTAAACCTATTGAGTAA
- a CDS encoding carboxypeptidase-like regulatory domain-containing protein, producing MKKLLLLFILSPLLSIAQNINGTIISQETKLPIANTNVFALSSKTGTITDEEGKFSLNLLSKFKDNEVLEFSHIGYASVQFSLSYLKKQNYKVFLEDEVQNLSGVTVKANPKLNLKLPYSKLTSMKHSIFSFGSFLKDDKIYIIGGDASYEVDRLELIRSKRADFTLTTYLEAYQQNAVLSYFRRDFSIYDIKTNTWEYPKLEPKLKKRAHHNIHYYNNSIYVLGGKSLKVNQKSNWEYLQNENEVLDLNNQTIKTDYTTPHQAADFASFTYKDNIIVMGGSLKLSESGKKDFTNKVHLYNITSGYWYELDPMPTAKETSGIVIDDTIYLIGGDDGKPVSKIETFDLNTQAWQTEGDLFYGLEKPAIAYHDNIIYIYEDRTMYTYDLKTKQLKEYETELALKYSTMYFADNKLYILGGRTESKFEKAPSSTIFTFDLEDFKNTKPARTKTLKREMNLAKAN from the coding sequence GTGAAAAAACTACTCTTACTTTTCATTCTATCTCCTTTATTATCAATTGCTCAGAATATAAATGGCACTATAATTTCTCAGGAAACCAAACTTCCAATTGCAAATACCAATGTATTTGCCTTATCAAGCAAAACTGGAACCATAACAGATGAAGAAGGTAAATTTTCTTTAAATCTGCTTTCAAAATTTAAAGACAATGAGGTACTAGAATTCTCACATATTGGTTATGCTAGCGTACAATTCTCTCTCAGCTATCTGAAAAAACAAAACTATAAGGTTTTTCTTGAAGATGAAGTCCAAAATCTATCAGGTGTAACGGTTAAAGCCAATCCCAAATTGAATTTAAAACTTCCCTACAGCAAATTAACTTCAATGAAACATAGTATTTTTTCGTTTGGCTCTTTTTTGAAGGACGATAAAATTTACATCATTGGCGGCGATGCTTCTTATGAGGTGGACCGACTGGAACTAATACGATCCAAAAGAGCCGATTTTACCTTAACCACTTATCTGGAAGCCTATCAGCAAAACGCTGTTCTTTCTTATTTTAGACGGGATTTCTCTATTTATGACATCAAAACAAATACCTGGGAATATCCGAAATTAGAACCCAAATTAAAGAAAAGAGCCCATCATAACATCCATTACTACAACAATTCGATTTATGTTTTGGGTGGAAAATCGCTTAAGGTCAATCAAAAAAGCAATTGGGAATACCTTCAAAATGAAAACGAAGTTCTGGACCTCAATAATCAAACGATTAAAACAGACTATACCACCCCGCATCAGGCAGCTGATTTTGCGTCCTTTACTTACAAGGATAATATTATTGTAATGGGAGGTTCTTTAAAATTGTCTGAAAGTGGAAAAAAAGATTTTACCAACAAGGTACATTTGTACAACATTACTTCAGGATACTGGTATGAACTTGATCCTATGCCAACAGCAAAAGAAACATCGGGAATTGTGATAGACGATACCATTTATCTTATTGGTGGAGATGACGGAAAACCGGTATCTAAAATAGAAACCTTTGACTTAAATACACAGGCATGGCAAACAGAAGGCGATTTATTTTACGGATTGGAAAAACCAGCCATAGCCTATCACGACAACATAATTTATATTTATGAAGATCGCACAATGTATACGTACGATTTAAAAACTAAACAACTTAAAGAATACGAAACGGAGTTAGCCCTAAAGTATTCCACTATGTATTTTGCCGATAACAAACTGTATATTTTAGGAGGACGCACGGAAAGTAAATTTGAAAAAGCTCCTTCCTCAACTATTTTTACATTTGATCTTGAAGATTTCAAAAATACGAAACCCGCCCGAACTAAAACCCTAAAGAGAGAAATGAACCTTGCCAAAGCCAATTAA
- a CDS encoding peptidoglycan endopeptidase — MVSRLIVILFFFSVGVFSQEKYIKHKISQGENLTVIAKKYGVKPKDIAEANPKAPKVLKLNSILLIPNRNKTVAKKTAETVANTTPVVTPGSHEVLAKETLWGISKKYNVSVDGLKKANPLLESEGLKIGQQINIPTTTDTNTAVATTAPVIENVQEPAKVEVSREVLPKETKYAIAKEFGITVKELEKQNPEIKKRLKVGYLLKINVSPEKAAALQEMKPAEPTTSTPPIQIAEDTTVKKDSTFVRLGNNADLIDQLIVNATENIGTRYRSGGTTKAGFDCSGLMICTFNNFDIKLPRSSIEQSRIGVRVESEAAQKGDLIFFKTNGRRRINHVGMVVEVTEGEIKFVHSSTHGGVMISSTKEPYYQRSFSQVNRVLQ; from the coding sequence ATGGTTTCCAGGTTAATAGTAATTTTGTTTTTTTTCAGTGTTGGTGTTTTTTCACAAGAAAAGTATATTAAACACAAAATCTCACAAGGAGAGAATCTTACAGTAATTGCTAAAAAATACGGAGTAAAACCAAAAGATATTGCAGAAGCAAATCCGAAAGCGCCCAAAGTTCTAAAACTAAATTCCATTTTATTAATACCAAACCGCAATAAGACAGTTGCTAAAAAAACTGCCGAAACGGTTGCCAATACTACTCCGGTTGTAACTCCGGGTTCTCACGAAGTTTTGGCTAAAGAAACGCTTTGGGGAATTTCAAAAAAATACAATGTTTCAGTTGATGGCTTAAAAAAAGCCAATCCGCTTTTAGAAAGCGAAGGTTTAAAAATTGGACAACAAATTAACATCCCGACTACTACCGACACAAACACTGCTGTAGCGACGACTGCTCCGGTAATCGAGAATGTTCAGGAACCTGCGAAGGTTGAAGTAAGTAGAGAGGTTTTACCGAAAGAAACAAAATACGCCATCGCAAAAGAGTTTGGGATAACCGTTAAGGAATTAGAAAAACAAAATCCTGAAATTAAGAAGAGGCTAAAAGTGGGTTACCTGCTTAAAATAAATGTTTCACCCGAAAAAGCAGCAGCTTTACAGGAAATGAAGCCTGCCGAACCTACTACATCCACACCACCGATTCAGATTGCCGAAGATACTACCGTAAAAAAAGATTCTACATTTGTAAGACTGGGCAATAACGCTGATTTGATTGATCAACTGATTGTAAATGCAACAGAGAATATTGGAACACGTTACCGGTCAGGCGGAACAACAAAAGCCGGTTTTGATTGTTCAGGGCTAATGATCTGTACCTTTAATAATTTTGATATTAAGCTGCCGAGAAGTTCGATCGAACAATCCAGAATTGGAGTTAGGGTTGAAAGCGAAGCCGCACAAAAGGGAGACCTGATTTTCTTTAAAACCAACGGAAGACGCCGTATCAATCATGTTGGGATGGTCGTTGAGGTAACAGAAGGAGAAATTAAATTTGTACACTCTTCTACTCACGGCGGTGTTATGATTTCCTCTACTAAGGAGCCTTATTACCAAAGAAGCTTTTCTCAGGTAAACAGAGTTCTTCAATAG
- a CDS encoding response regulator — translation MQTKPEFLIVDDNLIDQLVIKQLLKKVLDIDEVFIANNGKEGIQWLAVKKNSHPLIILLDIQMPIMNGFEFLEEFRKLKKDVKKGIRIFVLSSTLDLDEIAKINKNKYVNAFLNKPFPIEEFKALLFNY, via the coding sequence ATGCAAACTAAACCCGAATTTCTAATCGTCGACGACAATTTGATTGATCAGCTTGTCATTAAACAGTTACTGAAAAAAGTGCTTGATATTGACGAGGTCTTTATTGCCAACAATGGTAAGGAAGGAATTCAGTGGCTTGCTGTTAAAAAAAACAGTCATCCGCTCATCATTTTACTGGATATTCAAATGCCAATAATGAATGGTTTCGAATTTTTGGAGGAGTTCCGTAAATTAAAAAAAGACGTAAAAAAAGGGATTCGAATTTTTGTACTTTCCTCGACCTTAGATCTGGATGAAATTGCAAAAATCAATAAAAACAAGTATGTAAATGCTTTTTTGAACAAGCCTTTTCCGATAGAGGAATTTAAAGCCTTACTGTTTAACTATTAA
- a CDS encoding sensor histidine kinase: MSKSPFFKNTRFPNVFIPLIIVFISCALLICINFFTIKILSANRAYVNGESHYSKGQKDAARYLIMYLFTKDPNQWKLFSQELKVPQGDGIARRALLKEGDSETARQGFLTGRNHEEDLDDIIWLFVNFKDVSFLAKAIHEWGQGDELIFKLATLGQQVDAEIKQNRLTPASQQKFLNEISIISDKLTINERNFLNTLGEGTRKIKSLLIITNIVFILIIVISVCSYYAIMVKRLLISKKEIEEKNENLLLVNHELDRFVYSASHDLRSPITSLKGLIEITQLEDDIDQIRDYLTLMHKSLTKQDQFIIDIIDYSKNKRKQVVIEPVSLKELIDESILQLMHIENANKINFKKELLVDIIQSDDLRLRIIISNLLSNAIKYADVNKPEMFISIKTYTDEGYDKIEITDNGIGIKDEFKDSIFEMYFGTNKNKGSGLGLYIAKEALENIKGTISVFSENTVGSKFIVAIPHSHAN, translated from the coding sequence ATGTCTAAGAGTCCGTTTTTTAAAAATACACGTTTCCCGAATGTTTTCATTCCCCTGATAATTGTATTTATTTCCTGCGCTTTACTGATCTGCATCAACTTTTTTACAATCAAAATATTATCTGCCAACAGGGCTTATGTTAATGGGGAATCACATTATTCAAAAGGACAAAAAGACGCGGCACGATATCTCATTATGTATCTTTTTACTAAAGATCCCAACCAATGGAAACTCTTTTCTCAGGAATTAAAAGTACCTCAGGGGGACGGCATCGCCAGAAGAGCTCTTTTAAAAGAAGGAGATAGCGAAACTGCCCGGCAAGGATTTCTCACGGGACGAAATCACGAAGAGGATCTGGACGATATTATCTGGCTCTTTGTAAACTTTAAAGATGTATCCTTTTTAGCAAAAGCAATTCACGAATGGGGTCAGGGCGACGAATTAATATTCAAATTAGCTACGCTGGGTCAGCAGGTAGATGCCGAGATAAAACAAAATCGTCTGACCCCCGCCAGTCAACAAAAATTTCTAAACGAAATTAGTATCATCAGCGACAAACTGACTATTAACGAACGTAACTTCCTGAATACTTTGGGAGAGGGAACACGAAAAATCAAGAGCCTTCTTATTATAACCAATATTGTTTTTATTCTGATTATCGTGATAAGCGTATGTTCGTACTACGCGATTATGGTAAAACGCTTACTGATTTCCAAGAAAGAAATTGAAGAAAAAAACGAAAACCTGCTCCTTGTCAATCACGAGCTGGATCGTTTTGTTTATAGTGCCTCTCACGATTTGAGATCGCCTATAACGTCCTTAAAAGGTCTGATCGAAATTACGCAGCTTGAAGATGATATTGATCAAATCAGAGACTATTTAACACTGATGCATAAAAGTCTCACCAAACAGGATCAGTTTATAATTGACATTATAGATTACTCTAAAAACAAACGAAAACAGGTTGTAATCGAACCTGTGAGCTTAAAGGAATTAATTGACGAATCTATTTTGCAATTGATGCATATCGAAAATGCCAACAAAATAAATTTTAAAAAGGAATTATTGGTCGATATCATCCAAAGCGATGACTTGCGTTTAAGAATCATTATTTCGAATTTGCTTTCAAATGCCATCAAATATGCCGATGTCAATAAACCCGAAATGTTTATTTCGATTAAAACTTATACAGATGAAGGCTATGATAAAATAGAAATAACAGATAATGGAATTGGCATTAAAGACGAATTTAAAGACAGTATTTTTGAGATGTATTTTGGTACAAACAAAAACAAAGGTTCAGGATTAGGTCTTTACATTGCAAAAGAAGCTTTAGAAAACATCAAAGGAACTATTTCGGTTTTCTCTGAAAACACGGTCGGGAGTAAATTTATTGTAGCAATTCCACATTCTCATGCAAACTAA